From Cydia pomonella isolate Wapato2018A chromosome 26, ilCydPomo1, whole genome shotgun sequence, one genomic window encodes:
- the LOC133531923 gene encoding uncharacterized protein LOC133531923 isoform X3 — translation MGMLLLLLPLLPAMLPYELPPHLRIGIASLSAKPTAAALAAAEKPVVLLAAPVAASPSTGDRLNHTLMLGWLLARLAFLLWLALAAAACKKTRLVCRPAPGQPPACRQGAVGQCLPN, via the exons ATGGGCATGTTGCTCCTGCTGCTGCCCCTGCTGCCAGCGATGCTGCCATATGAGCTGCCGCCGCACCTGCGTATAGGTATCGCATC ATTATCAGCCAAGCCTACGGCTGCAGCACTTGCTGCCGCAGAAAAGCCTGTCGTCCTCCTCGCTGCCCCGGTGGCTGCAAGCCCAAGTACTGGTGACCGCCTGAACCATACCCTCATG CTCGGATGGCTCCTGGCGCGGCTGGCGTTCCTGCTGTGGCTGGCGCTGGCGGCGGCCGCCTGCAAGAAGACCCGCCTGGTGTGCCGCCCGGCGCCCGGCCAGCCGCCCGCCTGCCGACAGGGCGCCGTCGGTCAGTGTCTGCCTAACTAG
- the LOC133531924 gene encoding small ribosomal subunit protein eS21 isoform X2: MQNDAGEFVDLYCPRKCSASNRLIHAKDHASVQLVIADVDPASGRAAEGSKMYVVCGAIRRMGESDDCIVRLTKKDGILTK; the protein is encoded by the exons ATGCAGAACGACGCCGGTGAATTCGTTGACCTGTACTGCCCCAGGAAATG CTCTGCGAGCAACCGCCTGATCCACGCGAAGGACCACGCGTCCGTGCAGCTGGTGATCGCGGACGTGGATCCCGCGTCGGGGCGCGCCGCCGAGGGTTCCAAGATGTACGTGGTGTGCGGCGCCATCCGCCGCATGGGCGAGAGCGACGACTGCATCGTGAGGCTCACCAAGAAGGACGGTATTCTCACCAAGTGA
- the LOC133531923 gene encoding uncharacterized protein LOC133531923 isoform X2 — MLQLLLSLLPHVLHAGVPPRLLPIGIASLSAKPTAAALAAAEKPVVLLAAPVAASPSTGDRLNHTLMLGWLLARLAFLLWLALAAAACKKTRLVCRPAPGQPPACRQGAVGAARPAADNVQK, encoded by the exons ATGTTGCAACTGCTGCTGTCGCTGCTGCCGCATGTGCTGCATGCCGGCGTGCCGCCGCGGCTGCTCCCAATAGGTATCGCATC ATTATCAGCCAAGCCTACGGCTGCAGCACTTGCTGCCGCAGAAAAGCCTGTCGTCCTCCTCGCTGCCCCGGTGGCTGCAAGCCCAAGTACTGGTGACCGCCTGAACCATACCCTCATG CTCGGATGGCTCCTGGCGCGGCTGGCGTTCCTGCTGTGGCTGGCGCTGGCGGCGGCCGCCTGCAAGAAGACCCGCCTGGTGTGCCGCCCGGCGCCCGGCCAGCCGCCCGCCTGCCGACAGGGCGCCGTCG GCGCTGCCCGCCCCGCCGCTGATAATGTTCAAAAATGA
- the LOC133531924 gene encoding small ribosomal subunit protein eS21 isoform X1: MQNDAGEFVDLYCPRKCSASNRLIHAKDHASVQLVIADVDPASGRAAEGSKMYVVCGAIRRMGESDDCIVRLTKKDGILTKNY, encoded by the exons ATGCAGAACGACGCCGGTGAATTCGTTGACCTGTACTGCCCCAGGAAATG CTCTGCGAGCAACCGCCTGATCCACGCGAAGGACCACGCGTCCGTGCAGCTGGTGATCGCGGACGTGGATCCCGCGTCGGGGCGCGCCGCCGAGGGTTCCAAGATGTACGTGGTGTGCGGCGCCATCCGCCGCATGGGCGAGAGCGACGACTGCATCGTGAGGCTCACCAAGAAGGACGGTATTCTCACCAA GAACTACTGA
- the LOC133531923 gene encoding uncharacterized protein LOC133531923 isoform X1: MGMLLLLLPLLPAMLPYELPPHLRIGIASLSAKPTAAALAAAEKPVVLLAAPVAASPSTGDRLNHTLMLGWLLARLAFLLWLALAAAACKKTRLVCRPAPGQPPACRQGAVGAARPAADNVQK, translated from the exons ATGGGCATGTTGCTCCTGCTGCTGCCCCTGCTGCCAGCGATGCTGCCATATGAGCTGCCGCCGCACCTGCGTATAGGTATCGCATC ATTATCAGCCAAGCCTACGGCTGCAGCACTTGCTGCCGCAGAAAAGCCTGTCGTCCTCCTCGCTGCCCCGGTGGCTGCAAGCCCAAGTACTGGTGACCGCCTGAACCATACCCTCATG CTCGGATGGCTCCTGGCGCGGCTGGCGTTCCTGCTGTGGCTGGCGCTGGCGGCGGCCGCCTGCAAGAAGACCCGCCTGGTGTGCCGCCCGGCGCCCGGCCAGCCGCCCGCCTGCCGACAGGGCGCCGTCG GCGCTGCCCGCCCCGCCGCTGATAATGTTCAAAAATGA